Sequence from the Arcobacter sp. F2176 genome:
AGTTCTCTCAAGATGAAGTAAAAAAATATAATTTACAATCAAAAGTCTCTGGATTGCTTGAAAAAAGAGCAATTAGTGATACCTTAGAAATAATACATAAATTAATACCAAATCTAAAAAAACTTTATATTATAAATGATAAAAGTGAAAATGGAGATGACTCTGATCCTTTTATTCAAAATGAAATATATAATTTAAATGATAAATTTGAAGTTCAATATATAAGAAGCTCAACATTAGATGATTTAAAAGAAAAATTTTCCAAATATACTCCAAATGAAGCAGTCTTTTTTATTCGATTTTACAATGATAAATATGGAAAATTATATACTAATAACGAAATTTCTCAAATGATAAATTCTAGTAAAATTCCAGTTTTTTCAACAGATACACTTTTTATAAAAAAAGGATCAACAGGTGGAAAATTAGTTCCAGTAAAAGAAGTAGGAATTAAATCAGGAGAAGATATTTTAGGAATTTTAAATAATACCATTACTACCCCTACTATTCGAACAGCAGATAAATTTGAATATATTTTCGATTTTGAAAAAATCAAAAAGTTTAATCTTCATCCAGATATTTTAAAAATTGATTATAAATATGTAAACTATCCAAAAGATTTTTTAGATAGAAATAGACAATTTGTTGATTTTGTTTTTTTAATGTCTCCTTTCTTACTATTTTTAATTTTAGGACTCATTCATAACCTTTATCTTAGAATAAAAAGTACAAAACTTCTTAAACAAAGAATGGAGTTTGATAAAGTTTTATTAGATGCAATAAAAGCTCCAATTGTTTGGCAAGATGAAAAGGGTAAAGTAGTTGATTCTAATTCAAGATTTTGTGATTTTATGAATTTTCCATCTCCAAAAGAAAAAGGTAAAAAATTAAAAGATTATTTTCAAGAACATAATACAGAACCTATTTTTAAAATACTAAAACCATTTATAAATAATACGGTAGAGGGTAATCATATGGTAATCAAAGGAGATGATGATAAAGAGCATACATATCTAATCGATCAAACAAACTATACAGAAAATATTTTTAAAACAAAAGGGATAGTTACTGTTTTTACTGATATCACAAAAGAAAAACAAGCTGTTGAAGAAAAAAGAAAACATCAAGAATTTGCTATTCAACAAAGCAAATTAGCAGAAATAGGAGAAGTGTTTTCTTCAATTGCACATCAATGGAAAACACCACTTATTGAAATTGCAACAATTGCACAAGAAAGACTTTATTATGATAATAACAATGATTT
This genomic interval carries:
- a CDS encoding ABC transporter substrate binding protein, whose product is MKLKVFLFLISLTLLNINLFASNNKNILIINSYHRGFQWSDDVLNGIESALNDKKVNSTVLYMDSKRITSSKYYRKLKDLYKLQLSKSKYDLIVAIDKFSYEFILQNYNELFTDEPIFFIGLEQFSQDEVKKYNLQSKVSGLLEKRAISDTLEIIHKLIPNLKKLYIINDKSENGDDSDPFIQNEIYNLNDKFEVQYIRSSTLDDLKEKFSKYTPNEAVFFIRFYNDKYGKLYTNNEISQMINSSKIPVFSTDTLFIKKGSTGGKLVPVKEVGIKSGEDILGILNNTITTPTIRTADKFEYIFDFEKIKKFNLHPDILKIDYKYVNYPKDFLDRNRQFVDFVFLMSPFLLFLILGLIHNLYLRIKSTKLLKQRMEFDKVLLDAIKAPIVWQDEKGKVVDSNSRFCDFMNFPSPKEKGKKLKDYFQEHNTEPIFKILKPFINNTVEGNHMVIKGDDDKEHTYLIDQTNYTENIFKTKGIVTVFTDITKEKQAVEEKRKHQEFAIQQSKLAEIGEVFSSIAHQWKTPLIEIATIAQERLYYDNNNDFDEVNNTYASDIMVQVKYMTDTINSFQEFIMPSTQKIVFDINESVEDMLEIIRHNMKYNYVNVKINVEPETNLIIFGYKNELMQTLLNIVNNAKDSIIKQKSKGKITQGEIFINIKNIHNNIQIDIIDNGGGVPLKYINQLFEPYFTTKKDGHGIGLYMAKLIIEDKMDGQITVENVSGGAKFSIILELKK